The nucleotide sequence ttaccatcattttccttgttggttgttccaTTGATCCTTTTCGTGGGCTCCCTTTATGGcgcctacgacgagtcaccaatgtccaaccttcatcatcatcaggttgatcGTCTTCAATTTTGTTGTTCTCCAATATTTCTTCGTCTTTACGTTTTTTAAAACTACATAATTCATCTGGATTGAATGAGCCAAAtatgatagagacttggtttgtgcttgctttctcatcttcaagcacgatcttcttttcacgagccaagtccataactttgtccttgaagacaaagcacttctccggAGGGTGCCTCACAAGTCGATGATATTTGTAGTAATTTGGATCACTagttttcccagcttcatttggccgcttcatctccggaagctcaatgagatttaactcgaggagttttCAAAAATGGTTGGCACATCATAATCCAAAAATGGGTACTGTTTCTCtcgcatttcttttagagtcaactttccacttggcttatcttgaaaagaagtgcatttcatactctgcttcttgctcaccttcgtcgtaaacttcacaggtgatgtgttgacattcatggcttctttgctttcagacttgggtacgaacttgccccacttcctgacttcttaCTTGTCGTTCCCTTTACGAGGTCCATAGATGGGCACCTTTCATTTCCAGCAGAGgacatgctcaattccatgtcatgggtatgagttgcaagttcttcaaatgtgctaggcttgataccttgcaagatgtagcgcaatctccaatgcatgccttggatgcacatctctatgctaGAAGCTTTACTAAGCTTGTCTTTACAGTTGAGGCTTatattcctccaacgattgataaagtcgatagcTGGTTCACCCTtccgttgacgagtatttgtgaGTTCCACCATGCTCACAATGTGCTATGTGCTATAAAAGCTATAAaatcttgctctagttgatcccagctatcaaTAAATCCCGCCTCGAGGTCTTtataccaatcaaaagcatttccttttagcgagcagacaaactgcttgacgaggtaatctccataagtcccaatGTCGTTGCATGTCTCAACGAAGtgcgccacatgttgctttggattgcattTACCATCAAATTattgaaactttggaggttgataaccagcaggcatcttcaacatatcaaTCCTTGTAGTGTACGGCTTTGCGTATGTAAGGGAGGACTTGGCAGcaacttcatacttgttcttaatagttccttcaatgaactccttcagttgatcgatgggaatcatcccttcagatgagacatGGATAGCCTTCGCGGATGCTACTCGTCTTGGGGGAGAATCAATCTCTGGAACTTCTAGGAGCTTGccaggtgcatgggtggatttttcttcaattaaGATTCCCACATTGactgttagcttgtcaattctaacatcttgattttgcatgcacttggtcaagccagtgattgcttccgtcaagtttgccaactgctcttCCACAGATGAAGTGTTTTTCACCATGGCTTACATGATTGTTGTAGATGATGGGGAGTAGCATGGATTGTCATACATATTGATTCGAATGGCTCACGCATGGTGTAAGCgagggaggatccatcacttgaagcatcatcatctttcTTCACAGCAGAGCacttggatccggagaggtcaagtagaataagagttttcttgatcttttcaacAACATTGCTTCCTCCTTTAGgtgcgtttgtggaagatcttgctcatTTTGAAGATGAAGATCTGAAAATAGGGGTTTATGCGGacgacacttggggtgcttgttgtcctaacgagcttgctttgctcctcgtaactggtccaaagctttcaaaggtaacatcgaggatgttttccacatcagcatagaacttgGAATTAACAGCCTTGGTGAAAGTTgaactggagttgattttctttgaagccatttcgacGTTCTTGGACTTTGGTGATTGAGAaattgagatgagaggtagagatgaAGGGCAGAATTGGTCCCGCTGGgcatgccagaatttgtagacaaaaaattgcgtcaagaaaataaaatcaagaccgaaaaatattacaACAATCGTAGTAAAGTTTACAATCTCTATggttcctctgattctacttttccaatataaattccagggcctttgagcttgatcttgaacctatatttgttgtcacgaatgatgatcttgaattcaactagcacgaactttgatttgaactcgtactccttgaatcttgacttgttcttcgttcttgagcttgaacttgatttcttgaacttgaacttgattgcttgaagcttgaaacttgtagagaaatttgcggcgtttgatccacgaactctctcttgcttcttgttataacttctggtgtcttttctaggttatgaagacccctatttatagttgtgggagggaagaattatgataagaacaaagtctttccgaccaatcaaattgaagtgtgataaTGCCGcttttgattggccagaacatgtcacttgcatatGTGGTGCGATTTCATTGgacttttaatttgacttggcatgccttgtcattttgacacgtggcatgatcatattggctcttctgtttgacttggcgtgccacatcatttgacacgtgacaccaaactaggcctctaggaagatgtcaTCTCGGGCTTAATAAAGTGGTTCATCACTTGCAGTCCAATTAAATAggttagcccaatggattaagacctttatttaatctatatatattgGCATTATAATTAATCCAACTATATTAGCCCAATAactttatttgaactaatataaCTTGAATTTAACATATAGTCAAAATATTTTACGGgtttaattccaataaaatttacatGCCTACACATCCCTCGCTCCAAATTCATGCCACTGCTAATTTCCTTCAAGTGGAGTATAGTAATATTTTGGAACATGGTTAGATTTTTCCCGGTATACTTTTCATCCAGATCCAGCCTACCGTTAACAAAATGTGTAAAATTACCTTTGACCCTAACGTTCTTTCACTGTAGCACCCAACTCCTCTATAAGTTTTTCTATGTCTGCAGCCAAGTTAGCAAAACAAGCTAGATGTTCGGCAAAATAAACATACTTTTACGCATCCaagttttttcttttaaattcatcCAGTTTAGATTTGAGTTTACACAAATCAATAATGTGAAGCACGAGATAACATTTTCATAATTTAAACTTGTTCAAAATTCTTAGTTAAAATAACTATTTAGGGATCATTTGATAGGGTGTATAAAAATAGTATTGAATATGGTGTATTATTAATACTAAATTTAGTTATGCTGAGATTATTTCTTAACGATTGTTTAAtttggtgtattaaaaataatatgcataacatatttttttcaaaactatttatttacaaaatacCCTCCAAAAATATTAGAAAGAATATGAGAAAAGTTTTGAAATGACAGTTATGTCTTTATACATGCTTATTTATGTATTAAAAATCATGGTATTGCTAATATTATAATTTACTATGTATAGGATTACTGATATTTAGGTTGTATAACTAATATATAACTAAACTGGTTATACATAGattgaaaaataatatatcaaaTAGGAATTAATAATACCAAgctaatacatatattattattttcccCAATACACCGTACCAACATGCATATGAGCTTTCAAAAATAAGTGAAACGCCCCTCAAATTTGAATCCCCATTTCGTCAAAATCCACAGAGAAAGAGAAACATAGGAGAAAagcaaagagaaagagagagaaggcAACTAGCCATGGTGAAAGATCTGAGCAACGATCAAATATCCTCCATGAAGGAGGCATTCACTCTCTTTGACACCGACGGCGACGGCAAAATCGCTCCATCGGAGCTAGGGATCCTAATGAGAtcactcggtggtaacccgaccCAAGCCCAACTCAAATCAATAATCGCCGAGGAAAAACTCACCGCGCCGTTCGATTTCAACCGATTTTTAGATCTCatgtcaaaacacctcaaaccggAGCCATTTGATCGCCAATTGCGCGACGCGTTCAAGGTCCTTGATAAAGACGGCACTGGTTTCGTCGTCGTTTCGGATCTAAAGCATATTTTAACTAGTATCGGGGAGAAGCTTGAACCTGCGGAATTTGATGAGTGGATCCGAGAAGTTGATGTTGGATCCGATGGGAAGATCCGGTATGAGGATTTCATTGCTAGGATGGTTGCCAAGTGATTTTTGCATGTGAGTCCTTCTATCTTTTAGCATTTGATGAAAACCCCCCTGAAAGTTTTATACTTGCAGAGTTTGTTCCAATATTTTGTTTAAGCTTATTATTCATGTTGTTTGCGTGGGTTATGTATACCAGTTTGTGTGAAATCAACACTTAATGTACTCGATAAGGTTCGTGCTTCACATTATTGTTTCTGAAGAAATACAAAACATAAATGATATCTTCAATCGCATAATTAGGACCTTTGTTGTTGTGCTGGTACCTACTCCGCACTTTCATATCCGGAAAGCAAAAAAATAGAGGAAATAAGTGTTAACGTACTTGTGCTGGCTAGAGGATGCATGTACTCGGTAGAATAGTCAAGAAGCACGTAATCTAGCTCCGAGACTACCCGTATCCTGAAAGAAGAGTGTGACAACTAGATGAGCCTGAACTAAACTTCTCTTGATCATAGGTCTTTTGAACtatgaggtgcaagttgtataacgtaacccccccccccttttttccctcctaTATCCATCTTCCCCCTTATAGGATTGATTGTCAATGGCCACTTTATTTAGTATTAATATTTCATGTCGAAACATATTCTATGTCAAAAATCTTTGGGAGCCAAAGTTAGTAGTTGATTCCTTAAGTATGGAACCAAACTTATTAGTTAATTCCTTAAGTATTCCTTTCTAATATTGGGCATTGTTTAAAATGAAAGAGGTGGATAGATGGGTGATCTTGGGATAATAGCCTTCTTGTGTGTTTGGAGCGAATGAGAATATGGCTAACTTTTTAATGATAAGCATCAATTTGGATCTCTCGAGGTTATTCATTTTAGTCAAGTTGGAAAATGGAGAGATGAGCTTCATCTTAAGAGTTGCATCGTTATCCTTCTGCTCATGTGATGTTGCGAAATGAACCTTGAATGACGTTCTCCTTAATACATATGCAGCTTCTTTTGTTGTGCGTGAACATTGAGAGAACAACTTTAGATAGTATgcatctgtttttttttttttttgaagttttacATATTAGTGAAGAGGGAAAATTTAGCGTGTGAGGAGGTTTCATCCTTCAACTCACCTGCAACATTGAGAGAACAACTATGAGCTGCATGGTTGTCCTGCAACTCACCTGCAACTCATGTGGCTTAGTTATATGAAGCTAGAGTGACGTTCTCCTTAATACATATGAAATTTAATATGTTGTATGTGGACGTTAAGGGaaccacaattttttttttttttttaaaaaaagaagaacaataactTTAAATGGCTTTTACTTGAATCTTTTAAGGTTATGCATTTTAGTAAAGAGAGAATATGGTGAATGTTGAAGCTTCACCTGTGAGTTGCGTGGTTCTCCATAGTATTTTTGCAAGTTCATTTGTTACTTGTGAATGCTAAGGAAACATCAAGACTGCAACCTACTTATGATGCGCTGCCACAGCTTTTAGAGGTCTTTGGTCTTCCAGATCAGTAACTCCAAGGAAATCATAATACTAGTTTCTATTGCACAGTGAAGTGGAGATTCTTAGAGATGGAAAGAATTGTTTCTTGTCCAGCATCTCCTCTGGAACTAGCGATTTCCTTTTAGATCTGTATCTACGATTTGTAGCAAAATGGTAGCGCTTGGTTTATAGAACTAGAACATTTAATTAAAGTGACAGTAAAAGCACAAGGTTTGTGCCCCTTTgtatggtggaatgattttgaTTTTGGTGAGTTAGAGAAGGTGTATCTATATGGGTCTTGCAAGATAGTAGCTGATCAGGTTTAGGTTGAAGAGGCTCAAAACTTTTTTGATATAACTTCCTTTTGATATGccataaatttaaaaatcatcaattcttgcttGGAAAGTTTTTAGTTCATTATGAAGAGGAGATTCACTTTTTGATATTTTCAGGACAGCAGAATGGTTAAATTTGAGGGTTTCTACATAaacatttgggggggggggggggaatttcaGAAAGTCTTTCTCTCTAAATATGTATTTATCTTCAGTTGTAGGCTGAGAGAGTAAATGTGATATGTGTGTTGGTTTTTCAAATGAAACTAAATGCAGATCTGGAGGTTGTTGGTGAACTTACAATCCTCTGATCTTGTTTTTTGAAGTCACAAccttatcattttttttaaaaatcaagtCACAACTGTGAGAAGTAATTCATTTAAGTGATTAATAATCGGCTTGCTAAGCACTCACTGGGGTTAGGCGCATTAATGATGTGTGGTTTAACTTTGATGAGTCGAAAAAATGCATTTGACATAACAAAAATATAAGTAGGGATAAAGTTGGAAACTGGAATTAGAAGGATATAACCACTGTTCTGTACTTCTGTAAAAGGTCCCTTAAATTGCATTGtttaaaagaaaatttattagagGCTCTATGATTGACCAATTGAGTTACACCAAAACACTATTGGTAATCCTTTATAATTTGCATAGATTGTAGTCGAGGTGTTCGCAAGTTAGTCCAAACTCCATTGTTATTAAAACAAATAGTATAGATTATAGTCAAGTCAAATATAACTATAAGCACACAAAAGTATGTTCTAGTGGTCGATGAAGTCGGACGAAAACCATGGTAGACCAGGGTTCAAAGAATGCTTGATGATTTCGTTCCATCTGCTTGCATTGGTGGCAGAGTTACCCACTAGAGATAGCAAGTACCCTACAGAATAGTCAAGGTATGATCGAGCTGGCTCGGACATCACCACTATAAAAAAAGTCTAAGATAACTTATGAGTTCTGAGAAATAGACAAAATGTAAGACATACAACTAATTACATAGTTATAACTGAGTAAATGCTGCCTCCAAATTGCTTAACTTGACCACAATATTTGATGTTGGGAGGTTGGTTATGAATCATGACCTTTATTTCCAGTAGCCTACTATATTTAACAATAAGAATAAACTTAAGAGGgaaagtgtcacacctcctttttatctACACCCGTGGAAAGGgtataaagggagttttttccaacttaaagtgataatcgaaacgggatttatttattatttaaaatttagagtcgccacttgggataattttatggtgtcccaagtcacctgttcaaaatcccgagtcgaggagaAGATTGAcactgtattacagtccgcgaacacagaaatctgggtaaggaattctgttaacccgggagaaggtgttaggcattcccgagttctgtggttctagcacggtcgctcaactgttataattggcttatttacttgattttaatacatgcttagcctatggtgcaatttttaattttatacccgctttaatttaattgttttattttagGAGGATTTCAACATTATTAAaaacatgtcttgaaccacgtcacataaatgcacccgcggtccacgacacattttatctaacgttgttgagatttggatttgggtcacataaatgcgcacctgaATTTAGGAATCaagcatcacaactacgtcacgggaaccatacccgtagCCATGATAATTATTATAATGCGCCAGAGGCACACTACGGTGTTCATGATTCTTCCTAAGCTTTGAGATTATTGAAGATCCAAATTAAGGATAAGAAGTTCTTGGAAGTGCTATTTGAAATATTAACAAAATATCTATCTTAAAACATTTTACAACTAAATAAATTACTAGACTTCTAAAGCCTGAGATTAATTGATAATAAACACTAAAATGTGACTTAAACAGAGATCTATTACGGAAAATAGGCCACATTGTATTTATTAGATTGAACCCATACTAATGTTTCAAGAACAAATCCATGGCCTATTCTTATTTTCACAAACCAAATAGAAAATTGTCTTCATGTTAGCTTCTCATATTGATTAGAGGCAAAAAATTTGTCAGCTTCGCTCGTCGCCATAGAAAATGATCGACTTGCTAACAGAATATAGTTCCATCTTAATGTTTTCTTGATGATTTTAGAAGCTAACATTTCACTAGCATTTTTGATCACTCAACTTCAAGTGAAAGATTAACAAAGCGTAATTCCAAAACCCATTTCAGTGACGGTCTTGAGCCAAAATCAAACAATTCATAGCAAAGCACATCGTGAACAAGGAGTTTCAACGAGGAGTAAAATCACAGATTATGTAAACAAGACCTCATACACAATATTAAGTTAAAAGGAGCAAGGAATGGACCTTTGCGAACAAAGCTTTCAATTAAACCGAATCAACCACAAACGAATTGCGAATGCAAGTTATCGACCAAATTGAAGCCAAAAATCGATACAAGACGGAGACCACACCAGCAACCTCAACGAACTCATGGATTAAGAGAACTTATTTCACCTACTTTGCTTTAGTTTCTCTGAAAATGGAAGCTCCTAAATCCTGGAATTGTGGCGAGAAGGAAACAGTAGAGGGAATGGAATTTTCTACTGTTGGTCGTTGAAGAGATGAGGGGTCGAGTGTGTGTTTCGTGTGTGTTTATCGGCTGAAATTTTGTTCAAGGGAGTTTTTGGTTCACTGGTTTTTTCAGAAGAAGAAGGTGAACGATGGGTTGGGTTTCTTCTAGGCGTTAGGTTGCTGCTTCAACCTAACATGAGGAAGACGAAGACCAGTGGGGGGGGAGGTCGAAGAAGACGATGACGAGGGGTGGGGCTCTTGTGAAAGGCTGCGCAGTTTTTTCCAGTCCTTTTCAGCATTACtttataggtagagtctaggtttaggtatatttttgtgtattttgcctattagtccctaggtcttttgtgtattaggtccttagggtcttttttgtttgtttttattccaaagaagagtctagaagggtccctaggtttaatggactaatccgaatTGAGCCAAGAACTgggttctaaaactcttaaaattatggTCCAACACCTTAATCgactccttttaaaataagataaaaatactacataatgcaaaagctaacatgaaactattatatatttttgtattttcaagattatataaagataaaattaaggtactattttttgtatattttttttactttatgaaaggtacataaaataaaaatattttttgtaatttttattttcttgtagtaaaataaagtaaaagagtaaaaatgagttgaaatagctatattgggcctaaattaaatatttacgtgctaaaatatgaaaaatcttggggagggtcaaaaatcacatgtctacagaaAGGAAGTCAGTTCTTTGTTGACGTTAAGATGCATATGTAAGACGTTAAAAGAGATGGCATTTATTCATTTGTGTTGTGTTGTCAACGCATTGCGATGTTTTGGAAAAGCAGAAGATTCATCTTGCTAGGATAAGAAGTATTTTGTGGTTGAGATTATAATCCACCTTTAATTTAGGATATCACCTGTAAGAGAATTGACTTGCCTCCCAGTGTGAGACACTTAACAATCCCTATAGGATTAATGGTTCAAACTATGTTCAAGTTACAACAGTTTCCAGGAGGAGCCTAGTGAATTTTGCCCTAAAACTTGAAAAGCTTTTCAAGATCACTTGGTTAACCCTTGTTGTAATATTTGCTTACTAGTAGgtcataattatcaaaatttcAATTGATACAACTAATATcatactccttccgtttcaatttatgtgaacccatttgactgggcacggaatttaagaaaagagagaagactttggaTCTTGTGGTGTaaatgagacacatatattttgtgtggctataaaataTTGTGTAAAGGTaatttgtttccaaataaggaaatgagtcattctctttggcacggactaaaaaagaaataagttcacataaattgaaacggcgAGAGTATTTAATTTTGATCACTAATAGGATTGAGTGAAATATTTCAACtttactgattttttttttatttttcacatgCAGGTGAGTTGCATCTTTGGCTATATTATTCATAGCATGAAAGAAGACCTGACCTTTTCCCTCGGTAGCTTAGCCTTTTTATTTGCATGTTTCATTGTACCCCATTAACCATTTTCCTAATTTTTGATTTACTGTTTTCTTCCGTTGCACTGTCATTGAACAATTCTTGGTTCAAGTCTTTGGTTTGTATCCTGTATTTTGGTTTTCATCATTCTGAAACGTCGTGTAGAACGTAGAGGTACTTGAGGAATACATTTGCTTCTTGCAATGTTGAACCAATTGTGTATAGCACAGTTGCTTTGTATCTTTATCTCAATGCGTCATTACTTCTACTTTGCTGTAGTGGAATCTCTTGGCCATTATTTAATTCCTAACTTCAGCCATGATCAATTATGTGTTTATTGATGCAAGCAATCTACTTGTAacattaagaaaaaaagaaaggaatcTGTTTTGAGACTAAACATCCCTTGTTTGTGGTTGTATGCTTTATCCACTCGTTTTTGACAAAAAGAGTTCTACTTTTGAAATTGAAAATCGCGGGTCTAAAGTTGGCGACAGTCAGCTTAACTTCAAATCTAAATATTTGAAGTTGACATTACATGTGCGGTCGGAACTTCAAACATCTACGTGCGAAGTTTGGCTTGACAATCTCCAACGCCAGGCACGTATATCTGAAGTTTGAAACTTCAAGATCAAATGTCTAAGCTTGAGAATTATTCACATCCTACCAAAAATACAAATAGGAAAGATTGCAACCAAATTTGTTCGATAATGATTTGTTAGCAATTACTTGATAACTAACATCAAGTCATCAAGTATGTTCAAGCTTAACTAAGTGGGACAAAAACAATGATAATAGACAACTTTTAAGAAAAGTACTTATACCATATATGGACGTTTGAAAATACTATTGAAATAAATTCGTGTCTTGGGTCAAATTAAGAAAAAGAGAAGTTTGGATAGATAATGGTAACTAAAAGATATTAATGGGCTAACAAGGAACAATAATCTGTTCAACAACAAAAAGTACCACATACCAGTTCACAATGTGATTGCCAGGGCAATGGAATATCACTATGTGGCAAATAACAATTCGCAAAGGCAGTGGACTACCATCCAGATAAAGTGGGAACCCCCTGACAGAGGTGCATATAAGCTCAACACTAATAGCTCCTCCTTTGGGAACCCAGGAACAGGGGGCATAGGGGGAGTTATCAGGGACCACATGGGTGATTGGGTTGTTGGCTTCATGAAAGACTTTCCCAGCATCACTAATAACTTGACTAAATTAAGTACTTTATTTCAAGGCCTCATAATAGCTAGGGAACACAAACTGACTCCTCTTATCACTAACACTGATTCAATCGAAGTAATTAAGATGTTACATGCTGGTCATTTGCCTTATAACCCTATTATAACTAAATGCATGTCATTGATGGCTTGACATGTCATTGATGGCTCGACTAGGGAATCCCGTCATCAACCATAGCTTTAGGGAGCAAGGGCAAACCTTTTAcctaaaaaggaaacaaaaagaagCTTTTTGACAAGACATAAATTTTGGTAGTTTCTTCAATATTTGCTAATGATGCAATATGGACAAACATCCAAAGAACTACATTTAGTAGAAAAAATGTGGTATGTAATATTAATGATACTTTAACCAACAATGCTGGCCAAATATGGTTGGTTTGTGACtattttagtattttaagtaataaGTATCTGTTTTTACCAACAAAAAAGAAAGATATTAATGGGTAATAATGCCTTATCGAGCAATCATTTGTGGTATGAGGTGAAACACAATGATTAATGGGAGTTAAAAGGACGAGGGAGGAGGAAAGAGGAGGGTAATTGTTTGCAATAAAATTTTGACATACGTCAAAAATTGTAATCACAAACATAAAAGATGAGTAATTTTATTGTTGAGTTTTTGTGGGTACAAAGTTGTTTGTTACTTTGATTCATTCTCTCTAGATCGTTCTTCGTGATTCGAGGGCTTAACCAGCATATTTCTCGAACGTAGGATGATGCGAACTTGCTTAGGATATATTTGATAAA is from Nicotiana tabacum cultivar K326 chromosome 18, ASM71507v2, whole genome shotgun sequence and encodes:
- the LOC107816741 gene encoding putative calcium-binding protein CML13, with amino-acid sequence MVKDLSNDQISSMKEAFTLFDTDGDGKIAPSELGILMRSLGGNPTQAQLKSIIAEEKLTAPFDFNRFLDLMSKHLKPEPFDRQLRDAFKVLDKDGTGFVVVSDLKHILTSIGEKLEPAEFDEWIREVDVGSDGKIRYEDFIARMVAK